The Trichomycterus rosablanca isolate fTriRos1 chromosome 17, fTriRos1.hap1, whole genome shotgun sequence DNA segment GTGAGGTTAGGCAGTGAGACGTGGTCTGGCTGTGTGTTCCCGTGCAGAACTGCTTCTGGAGCTGGGCTGAAACTCAGCACTTCCGAATTTAAGCCTGCAACGAATTACAGAGGTCAATTCATTGTCTACATTTTGACAcccagccagttatttaaatagccaattaacaaaaatattctTTCTAGTAGGCTGATGTGCGCAGATGTGAACAGATAGCTGTAGTAGGAGTAATAGGAGCTGgagtctattattattaaacataaaatatttaaactcTTTGATCTTAAGCCACAATCaaggttttattaaaataaaccacTTATCCTTTCCCAAacctttttattagttttaaatcTCTGGATTTTTTTAAGTGGACAAGATAcatacattatgaccaccttcctaattttgtgttggtcccccttttgctgaccCATCAAGACATGTACtacactagacccctgaaggtgtgatctggcaccaagattttagcagcagatcctttaactcctgtaagttgtgaggtgggccTCCATGGAtatgacttgtttgtccagcacatcccccagatgctcgattggattgagttCTGGAAAATTTgcaggccaagtcaacacctcaaacttgttgttgtgctcctcaaaccatccctgaagcattttttgctttgtggcagggtgcatcatcctgctgaaagaggtcacagccatcagggaataccgtttccatgaaagagtgtacatggtctgcaacagtggttaagtaggtggtacgtgtcaaagtaacatctacACGGATggaaggacccaaggtttcccaacaGGACATTGCCCGAAGCATCACACTGCTGGCACACTctgctggcttgccttcttcccatagtgcatcctgatgccatgtgttccccaggtaagcgttgcacacgtgatgtaaaagaaaacgtgattcatcagaccaggccaccttcttccattgctccgtggtccagttccgatgctcacatgcccattgttggtgctttcggtggtggacaggggtcagcatgggcaccctgactggtctgtggctatggagccccatatgcaacaaactgtgatgcactgcgTGTTtggacatctttctatcagaaccagcattaacttcttcagcaatttgagctacagtagctcgtctgttggatcggaccacacgggccagcctttgctccctacgtgcatcaatgagtcttggccgcccatgaccctgtcgccggtttaccggtTTTAAATGATTTCTGTCACTATAATGTTGTGTTCAGATTTGATGACACAAAACGCTGATGGATAGTTGATTATGTGCCTTTACTTGTGTTGGCTTGTGAAGAGGTAGgtgcatgtatttattttcttatcctttccattcatttttgcaCCAAGTTTCCAAACTCTCCCCTCAGTATTTTGGAAATGTGGTTTGGAGGACTCTGTAATGGCTGTGTCTTTAACTGAAAATACTAGTCTGGTAACCTTTGCCCTAAATAAAACCCCTAAACATTTAAACGGACCCTGGATTTAACAGCAGGTGTTATGCATATGTGCTGACATCTGGTACCTGTAGCTGACTCTCCCAGCAGCATCTCCTGCAGTAGGCTGTCCATATTGGCCTCTCCCAGGAGCCGGGCCAACTGGAGCTGCTCCACCATGTGCAAGGCCATGCTCTGTAACGGGGGCAGGAGCAACAGCAGCTCTCCGAAGCGTCCACGCTGCTCACAGGTTGCTTCATCCAGCAACACATGGGCTTGGAACCTCAGCCTGCGCACCATCTGAGAACACTCCAGCCCTGGGCAGTCTGTTGGAGTCCCAAAACACACCCAAGACAGATGAAGCACACAGATACTGAGAAGCTGCATGAGGTCTACTGCTAAGCATTACCAAATGCTTGACCGTGACACGATTTGTATATTGAAAATTTAAAGCATAAAATGAGCTGCTGTGTGAGTTTATGTAAGCGGTTCTCTCAGACAGAACCTGACAGTCCTCAGCTGTTTGGCTGGACTCTCCTACTGACCTGGCTCGGCTAATCAAACCTTATGGTCCAGAAATCTCCTACCTTTGCCAGACCCTTGACAGATAATAATAGTTTTCCACTGGACACCATAAACCAGGGTGTTTAAACTAGAAGGAATACGCTAAAGACAATGTTTTGGAAAAATGTGGTAATGGGCACATGACATTAACCTTTGACTGACCTGGGGCGAAGAAGATGATGGCTTTTAGACAAGCAAACTCTGTGTCAGTGATGTCCAGCTCTCTCAGGGGCCTGACCAGTTCCTCCAGCACACGCCCTGCAATTTTGGACATCTCCCGCTCCGGGCCACTCACGGGAATAATGAAATTATTGCCTGAGAGAAGAGATAACTGTCATTTGTAATGTTTTTGATCGAATGTGACATCACAAAACTAATAGCACAACTTTCAATTGTCCTGCTATGCTTTCTTTAGTGTGTAATGCACATGGGGTTAGAATTTAAAGGCTGCATTCCGCATGCGTAGTacgactaatgccaagttcacactatacgactttccaagtcgtggacgataagatcacaaaataccataaagcttgtgtgtgtgctgatgtattcggaaactatattatgcccctgtcacatgtttttacactccttccctgggtttcccctcaccccgtatcttgcattctcattggctgtagttccacatagcactcgctgccactcgcaacctgctcACAACGCCTCCTTTCACATTACACGATTTTGAGTCTgcaacaggtccagatatttaacatactagatatttttcttgagtcgccGAGACTCGGTAAGCTGATCGGAtagagttgttgaacagttcacacatagcgatcgagagccgagttttgatccccGATGAAATGCTGAGTTGCCAATAAGCGAaagtcagggcaaaaatcgtgtagtgtgaactaggcattactgcTAACAGCCTAACATCTGAAATATCCCTGACCGTGACAtgaggggttttggtctgttagtcctggattctgtaaagttgctttgagacaatgtctattgtaaaaagcgctatataaataaagttgacttgacatcACACACCCTTTTGGCCAAAATTAATAGTATAAACTGAATCCTATAAGAAAATAATTAACGAAGCAGTTAATAAAATCTTGGATTTTGGATATCACTTAAAGAATATagttttcagtttaaaaaacaataaatttttTGATACTGAGCTTTTTCGCGGGCTCTCCTGTATTttggggtcaccacagtggatcaggtccacataccagacttggcacagtatTCATGCCGGATGTCCCTCCTGATGCGACCCTACtgtttttatccaggcttgggaccaacaCTCTAAAGGTTGACCTTCCAATGTGTAGGCTATTATGGCCAAAACCCAACCCCCCAAACATTAGCCTATTATGTCAATGCAGATGTCTGacaggccgatagcaccgctgagatttgaacccttggTCTTAGAATGGATAGGGTACTCAAAATCATCCTGCATTTTAGTATTAGGTATAAAAATCATAAATATACATACCAATACTCACACAAAGCAGATATTCGTTTAGTCTAAACTGTAGACATATATTGATACTAAATATTGATATTGGGGCCAATGCTGTCCTAAAACACTATATTAGATTAAATTTGCCACATTTCTCACTCACATCCTTTGAAATATCTCATTTTGGTAAAGGCACATCTTGTATGTACAGAATTACATCTCATTTATGGCAAGGATGTGGACATTGTATTAGTATCGTAAACAGCCAATGCTCAGACCGTATCGTTCAGAAATCTATACTTACCTAGCAAGATGACGTCATTGTAGGGAAGTGAACGACGAGCCACTCCAAGGATGAGGTGCTCAGCAGAGTGAGTTCGTAACAGGCATACCTACATGTAATAATCACACaagcaaataaatatttattcatatatatttACCCATCTGTAATTAGTGTAAAAGCAGCCAAGAATGCAGATTACATAAATGCTAGATGTGCTAGATATCTAGCCTAACCATGTAACTGAGATGGAAGATAAATCAACAGGTCAAAGAAACACAAATATGGCATACCCTGTCCTCCACAGATAGCTCACAGAACTCAGGGATGTGTTTTGCCCATTCCACCAGGAGGAGCAGCTGCTGCTTTATGGATTCGCACACATCAGCTGGGCGTGCAATCTTCTTATTGCTAATGTTACACACTGCGGGAGCCAGGGGGGAGTACTGCGTAAAGCCCAAATACAGTGGGTTACCATCAGCAATTACAACATATGATGACAACAACTAACCTATTGTTAACTGGAGcataaatcagttttttatttcattttcatcaaccgatTTATCCTGGACAGGGAACCACCAGCCACCCCCAGACATTGGCAATTAAGTCTGTGTAGACAGTAGGCTGGCCAGTAGCGTGATGTCTTTCGTAATAGACCGCTGTCCAACTAGAACACTACTTAAATCAactttataatataaattatacacAGTTTCCAAAAAATAAACCTTTGTACCTTTGCCCATATTTTGCTACAGCGGTAACACTGTTTCACAGtgtatgcttccagctttgagGCAACAGTCTGGCAAAGGTCCTTCACTGTTCCAAAGAAATGATTTGgggagtttggtgtggagaaacagtGAACTAAACAAACACTGCTGATGATTTGTGATGAGCACTGATTGCGAGCCGGATCTTCAACATCATTGCCTGGCCTAAAAATTTGTCCTTTTGATTAAATGGTCCAATATTTCTACAGAAACACTTTAATatgttgtgaaaagccttctcaaaagagtggaggctgttagggTGCATTCACGGCTGTgcctttgtttttttatggaCTGTGGCGCAATTTTGCTGCATTGCACTCAAAGTCTTTGACCTTTTCACAGCGCccccaatgagacgaactgtttgatacaaTGTGGTAAAAGCGACCCAGTGAcctattgttttaaaacaacacCCAAGAAACCActggttgtagcctagtggttaaggtactggactagtaatcagacggtcgctggttcaaaccccacctctgccaggttgctgctgctgggcccttgagcaag contains these protein-coding regions:
- the hnf4b gene encoding hepatic nuclear factor 4, beta, giving the protein MKISEGVLDLGTTDYTVTLDPSYTMLEFDSLRVLPVDTELLRPEPSPVASAGLPQASSSLCSICADKATGKHYGASSCDGCKGFFRRSVRKNHAYTCRFSRQCVVDKDKRNQCRYCRLRKCFRAGMRKEAVQNERDRISCRREGQGVGTLTIGVLLKAEESTHQYSPLAPAVCNISNKKIARPADVCESIKQQLLLLVEWAKHIPEFCELSVEDRVCLLRTHSAEHLILGVARRSLPYNDVILLGNNFIIPVSGPEREMSKIAGRVLEELVRPLRELDITDTEFACLKAIIFFAPDCPGLECSQMVRRLRFQAHVLLDEATCEQRGRFGELLLLLPPLQSMALHMVEQLQLARLLGEANMDSLLQEMLLGESATGLNSEVLSFSPAPEAVLHGNTQPDHVSLPNLTSVILPVPTYSLLSSQPGTQLYAHGQASEMPLDIDNCLSKPAVHTCL